The following proteins are co-located in the Salvelinus namaycush isolate Seneca unplaced genomic scaffold, SaNama_1.0 Scaffold419, whole genome shotgun sequence genome:
- the LOC120041219 gene encoding uncharacterized protein DDB_G0274353-like isoform X4 produces the protein MCWVEKFSDVPQCKEFLQLDNNNNHEMQVDHPYQAGNSDYNNSIPSKGVNRSHLFPSSHAHDLDTQKSTFTLTNIVPQVVSFNDGSWKTMERNVREALMKDCINNNGNIEAYVVTGAVPNNNNNNNNNKLNHRVNITDLLWTTFCCEYNLGENQKEDQKKTLPSKTLAELFDKLNQGYDDGVQLFPDQTSKTLAELFDKLNKQYGDGVQVIPDQTSNTLAGLYDMLNERYGGGVQLFPDQCLNVDTPRALPLKVGGDEHDHCVYDDDCVCSSVGVKGYYLPVVFVSVLVMMM, from the exons ATGTGCTGGG TGGAGAAGTTCAGTGACGTTCCACAGTGCAAGGAGTTCTTGCAG ctcgacaacaacaacaaccatgaAATGCAGGTGGATCATCCATACCAGGCTGGGAACTCCGACTATAATAACTCAATACCAAGTAAAGGGGTGAACAGAAGTCACCTCTTCCCAAGTTCACATGCTCATGACCTTGATACTCAGAAGTCCACCTTTACCCTGACCAACATCGTTCCCCAGGTGGTGTCCTTCAACGATGGCAGCTGGAAGACAATGGAGAGAAATGTCAGAGAAGCTCTTATGAAGGACTGTATTAATAACAACGGGAATATAGAAGCCTATGTGGTGACTGGAGCAgttcccaacaacaacaacaacaacaacaacaacaaactgaaCCACAGAGTGAACATCACAGATCTCCTGTGGACAACCTTCTGCTGTGAATACAACCTGGGAGAGAACCAAAAGGAGGACCAGAAGAAAACATTGCCATCAAAAACCTTGGCAGAACTGTTTGACAAGCTGAACCAGGGTTATGATGATGGTGTCCAGCTGTTCCCAGATCAGACCTCAAAAACCTTGGCAGAACTGTTTGACAAACTGAACAAGCAGTATGGTGATGGTGTCCAGGTGATCCCAGATCAGACCTCAAATACCTTGGCAGGGTTGTATGACATGCTGAACGAGCGTTATGGTGGTGGTGTCCAGCTGTTCCCAGATCAGTGTCTAAATGTTGATACTCCGAGAGCGCTTCCCCTCAAGGTTGGGGGGGATGAACATGATCATTGTGTCTATGATGATGACTGTGTCTGTTCCTCTGTGGGGGTCAAAGGTTATTACCTACCTGTTGTATTTGTTTCTGTGCTGGTGATGATGATGTAG
- the LOC120041219 gene encoding inactive protein tyrosine kinase pTKL-like isoform X1, translating to MMGVLNHLSTLLLLSLLPPALSHVVEKFSDVPQCKEFLQLDNNNNHEMQVDHPYQAGNSDYNNSIPSKGVNRSHLFPSSHAHDLDTQKSTFTLTNIVPQVVSFNDGSWKTMERNVREALMKDCINNNGNIEAYVVTGAVPNNNNNNNNNKLNHRVNITDLLWTTFCCEYNLGENQKEDQKKTLPSKTLAELFDKLNQGYDDGVQLFPDQTSKTLAELFDKLNKQYGDGVQVIPDQTSNTLAGLYDMLNERYGGGVQLFPDQCLNVDTPRALPLKVGGDEHDHCVYDDDCVCSSVGVKGYYLPVVFVSVLVMMM from the exons ATGATGGGGGTATTGAatcatctctctactctcctccttctctctctccttcctcctgctctctctcatgTAGTGGAGAAGTTCAGTGACGTTCCACAGTGCAAGGAGTTCTTGCAG ctcgacaacaacaacaaccatgaAATGCAGGTGGATCATCCATACCAGGCTGGGAACTCCGACTATAATAACTCAATACCAAGTAAAGGGGTGAACAGAAGTCACCTCTTCCCAAGTTCACATGCTCATGACCTTGATACTCAGAAGTCCACCTTTACCCTGACCAACATCGTTCCCCAGGTGGTGTCCTTCAACGATGGCAGCTGGAAGACAATGGAGAGAAATGTCAGAGAAGCTCTTATGAAGGACTGTATTAATAACAACGGGAATATAGAAGCCTATGTGGTGACTGGAGCAgttcccaacaacaacaacaacaacaacaacaacaaactgaaCCACAGAGTGAACATCACAGATCTCCTGTGGACAACCTTCTGCTGTGAATACAACCTGGGAGAGAACCAAAAGGAGGACCAGAAGAAAACATTGCCATCAAAAACCTTGGCAGAACTGTTTGACAAGCTGAACCAGGGTTATGATGATGGTGTCCAGCTGTTCCCAGATCAGACCTCAAAAACCTTGGCAGAACTGTTTGACAAACTGAACAAGCAGTATGGTGATGGTGTCCAGGTGATCCCAGATCAGACCTCAAATACCTTGGCAGGGTTGTATGACATGCTGAACGAGCGTTATGGTGGTGGTGTCCAGCTGTTCCCAGATCAGTGTCTAAATGTTGATACTCCGAGAGCGCTTCCCCTCAAGGTTGGGGGGGATGAACATGATCATTGTGTCTATGATGATGACTGTGTCTGTTCCTCTGTGGGGGTCAAAGGTTATTACCTACCTGTTGTATTTGTTTCTGTGCTGGTGATGATGATGTAG